A single window of Anaerocolumna chitinilytica DNA harbors:
- a CDS encoding response regulator: MRILIAEDDLVSRKFLYKFMGRYGDCDLVVDGLEAVEAFLMAVREDRPYDLICLDIMMPKLDGVKTLKSIRELEAQKKLEPEKRAKIIMTTALADAGIVQNAMNTGCDAYAAKPLDIHKMAKVLEEFGFTSVS, encoded by the coding sequence ATGAGAATATTAATTGCAGAGGATGATTTGGTAAGTAGAAAGTTCTTATATAAGTTTATGGGCAGATATGGGGATTGCGATTTGGTAGTGGATGGTTTGGAGGCAGTGGAAGCGTTTTTAATGGCGGTGAGAGAAGACAGGCCCTATGATCTGATTTGTCTGGATATCATGATGCCAAAATTAGATGGTGTCAAGACCTTGAAATCAATCAGAGAATTGGAGGCACAAAAAAAACTGGAGCCGGAAAAAAGAGCAAAAATTATTATGACAACAGCTCTTGCTGATGCTGGTATCGTTCAGAACGCAATGAATACCGGTTGTGATGCCTATGCGGCTAAGCCTCTTGACATCCATAAAATGGCGAAGGTATTAGAGGAATTCGGATTTACCTCTGTGTCATAA
- a CDS encoding chemotaxis protein CheW, producing the protein MEDMDRFLEEEEDTQKDRYLTFLIGNEVYGIEIKYVTEIIGIQPITEIPELPDYIKGIINLRGKIIPVMDIRLRFKKEPKEYNDRTCVIVVEMNSLSIGLIVDGVAEVLAIPEGDIVAPPEVKNGGNRYMKGIGKAGNEIKLILDCEHLLSEQEQDDLTNL; encoded by the coding sequence ATGGAGGATATGGACAGATTTTTGGAAGAAGAGGAAGATACGCAAAAGGATAGGTATTTGACATTTTTGATTGGCAATGAAGTATATGGAATCGAAATAAAATACGTAACAGAAATAATCGGAATACAACCAATCACAGAAATCCCGGAGCTTCCTGACTACATAAAAGGAATAATTAATTTAAGAGGAAAAATCATTCCTGTGATGGATATCAGGCTGCGGTTTAAGAAGGAGCCCAAAGAATATAATGACAGAACCTGCGTAATCGTAGTAGAAATGAATAGCTTGTCCATAGGTCTGATTGTAGATGGAGTGGCAGAAGTATTAGCAATTCCCGAAGGGGATATTGTAGCTCCGCCTGAGGTGAAAAATGGGGGAAACCGGTATATGAAGGGTATCGGTAAGGCTGGGAATGAGATTAAGCTGATATTGGATTGCGAACATTTACTAAGTGAACAGGAGCAGGATGATTTAACGAATCTATAA
- a CDS encoding methyl-accepting chemotaxis protein, producing the protein MKFKNFKIGTKLILGFILVAVIAGVVGGIGVYNLYKTNHQYKELYDNYGTPLGDIADVSVAYQQIRVNLRDILLEVDHTKQQEYVKKINTLQEEMDKSLSIFENSLQTEQGKEVFADLKADLNNYKPLQEEITQLALAGKSTEALSLTRADTSAKLVADIMENINELFTLKNDGGNELAKQYSKESQNTIMIVVGIVVVGVIIAVLLGILLSRIISKPVIRMVRVAERVAEGDLDVEVEYQGKDEIGVLSQALRKMIGTLNEVMTSIRTAAQQVSVGSSQLSDSSIVLSQGATEQASTIEELSASVEEISAQIKTNAENADKANSITNQTKVSAAEGDTQMQEMLRAMEDINNASMNISKIIKVIDDIAFQTNILALNAAVEAARAGQHGKGFAVVAEEVRNLAARSADAAKETTAMIEGAIKKAESGTRIANDTAAALKKIVGEVENASTLINNISIASNEQSIGIEQINQGIVQVSAVIQTNSATSEESAAASEELASQAILLEDQVQRFKLKDQKEHGVQKEVFAYDSKSNNLNSSRKADGTRNPNKIKKIMLSDEEFGKY; encoded by the coding sequence ATGAAATTTAAAAATTTTAAAATAGGAACAAAACTAATTCTGGGATTTATATTAGTAGCAGTAATAGCAGGCGTTGTAGGGGGAATCGGAGTATATAACCTTTATAAGACGAATCATCAATATAAAGAGCTATATGATAATTATGGAACTCCTTTAGGTGATATTGCGGATGTCTCTGTGGCTTACCAGCAGATTCGTGTTAATCTCCGTGATATATTACTGGAAGTGGATCATACAAAACAGCAGGAATATGTAAAAAAAATAAATACCCTTCAGGAAGAAATGGATAAATCTCTTTCCATATTTGAAAATTCACTGCAGACAGAACAGGGGAAGGAAGTGTTTGCAGATCTGAAGGCAGATTTAAATAATTACAAGCCCCTCCAGGAAGAGATTACTCAACTTGCGCTGGCGGGTAAGAGTACAGAGGCTCTCAGTTTAACAAGAGCAGATACTTCCGCTAAGCTTGTTGCCGATATTATGGAAAATATTAATGAGCTTTTCACGCTTAAGAATGATGGTGGTAACGAACTGGCGAAGCAATATAGCAAGGAATCACAGAATACGATAATGATAGTAGTTGGTATTGTGGTAGTAGGTGTTATCATTGCGGTTCTTCTGGGAATCTTGCTGTCCCGTATCATCAGCAAGCCTGTTATCAGAATGGTAAGGGTTGCTGAAAGAGTTGCAGAAGGAGATCTGGATGTTGAAGTAGAGTATCAAGGCAAAGATGAGATCGGGGTACTTTCTCAGGCTCTGCGTAAAATGATTGGTACCTTGAATGAAGTCATGACAAGCATCCGTACTGCTGCCCAGCAGGTATCTGTTGGTTCTTCCCAGCTTTCTGATTCAAGTATCGTACTTTCTCAGGGAGCGACTGAGCAGGCTAGTACCATTGAAGAATTATCAGCTTCGGTGGAGGAAATTTCAGCTCAGATTAAAACAAATGCAGAAAATGCAGATAAAGCAAATTCCATCACGAATCAGACAAAGGTCAGTGCAGCAGAAGGAGATACCCAAATGCAGGAAATGCTTCGGGCAATGGAGGATATCAACAATGCTTCCATGAATATCTCAAAGATTATTAAAGTAATTGATGATATAGCCTTTCAGACCAATATTCTTGCCTTAAATGCAGCGGTGGAAGCAGCAAGGGCCGGACAGCACGGGAAGGGCTTTGCAGTCGTTGCGGAGGAAGTTCGTAATCTGGCAGCCAGGTCAGCTGATGCAGCCAAGGAGACTACTGCAATGATTGAAGGGGCCATTAAAAAGGCAGAGAGCGGTACCAGAATTGCCAATGACACAGCAGCTGCTCTAAAGAAAATTGTAGGAGAAGTTGAAAATGCATCAACCCTGATAAACAATATATCCATAGCTTCCAATGAACAATCCATTGGAATCGAACAGATTAATCAAGGAATAGTGCAGGTATCAGCCGTTATACAAACAAACTCCGCTACTTCTGAGGAAAGTGCGGCAGCCAGTGAGGAACTAGCCAGTCAGGCAATATTATTAGAAGATCAGGTACAACGGTTCAAGCTAAAGGACCAGAAAGAACATGGAGTTCAGAAAGAAGTGTTTGCTTATGATAGTAAATCCAATAACCTGAATAGTTCGAGAAAAGCAGATGGAACCCGTAATCCAAATAAGATAAAAAAGATTATGCTAAGCGATGAAGAATTCGGAAAGTACTGA
- a CDS encoding CheR family methyltransferase gives MVEITEKEFIQLAKYIHSNYGINLKQEKMTLVNGRLQNILCKLNMQSFTEYFTYLTQNNNTDNSIIEMIDKLTTNHTFFMREADHFRFYQTQVLPELKSSIKDRDLRIWCAACSTGEEAYTLAILNSEFMGKEKLWWDTKILATDISLSSLEAAKAGVYTTERITPLPAKWKQDYFQLREDELWEAKDIIKKEIIFRRFNLMEEVYPFKKKFHAIFCRNVMIYFDQEDKNRLLQKIYSNLANGGYLFLGHSEAINKDKSGFRYVMPSVYRKTE, from the coding sequence ATGGTCGAAATAACAGAGAAGGAATTTATACAGCTTGCAAAATATATCCATAGCAACTATGGAATTAATCTAAAGCAGGAAAAGATGACCTTGGTAAATGGCAGGCTGCAGAATATTCTGTGTAAGTTGAATATGCAAAGCTTTACAGAATATTTTACATACCTGACTCAAAACAACAACACAGATAACAGTATAATTGAAATGATAGACAAGCTCACAACAAACCATACCTTTTTTATGAGAGAAGCTGATCATTTTCGGTTTTACCAAACTCAAGTACTTCCGGAACTGAAGAGTTCAATAAAAGACAGAGATCTTCGAATCTGGTGCGCCGCCTGTTCCACCGGTGAGGAAGCTTATACTCTTGCAATTCTTAATAGTGAATTTATGGGGAAAGAGAAATTGTGGTGGGACACCAAGATACTGGCCACGGATATTTCCCTAAGCTCCTTGGAGGCAGCCAAAGCAGGTGTATATACAACAGAGAGGATAACCCCTTTGCCGGCGAAATGGAAACAGGATTATTTTCAATTAAGGGAAGACGAGTTGTGGGAAGCAAAGGATATCATAAAAAAAGAAATCATTTTTCGCAGATTCAACCTCATGGAGGAGGTATATCCCTTTAAGAAGAAATTTCATGCCATCTTCTGCAGAAATGTAATGATATACTTTGATCAGGAGGATAAAAACAGACTGCTGCAGAAGATTTATAGTAATTTGGCAAATGGCGGTTATTTATTCCTTGGGCATTCTGAGGCAATTAATAAAGATAAAAGTGGTTTCCGATATGTTATGCCTTCGGTATACCGGAAAACAGAATAG
- a CDS encoding protein-glutamate methylesterase/protein-glutamine glutaminase: protein MVGSRIKVLVVDDSIVFREAIMRGISQDRQIEVVAGAEDPFIARDKILKYEPDVMICDVEMPRMNGIEFIRRLLPQYPLPVIVVSGRSNAVFEALDAGAVDFIPKPEEKTALAMKHFIEELLLKIKMTVGAKVVEQKELTGAELPPDMIFPEGRIIAMGASTGGTEAIYQILKLLPAGIPGIVITQHIPPVFSAMFAKRLNAQTGLEVKEAASGDVIRKGSVLLAPGDRHMRIRKSGKDYITEVFEAEKVNGHCPSVDVLFDSVAREADRKAVGIILTGMGYDGARGLLSMRRKGARTIGQDERTSVVYGMPKVAYDLGAVERQTALQAIPKVLAEMLLE from the coding sequence ATGGTGGGAAGTAGAATTAAAGTATTGGTTGTAGACGACAGTATCGTGTTCCGAGAAGCAATTATGCGAGGAATTAGTCAGGACAGACAGATAGAAGTAGTAGCCGGAGCAGAAGACCCCTTTATAGCCAGAGATAAAATTCTTAAGTATGAACCGGATGTCATGATCTGTGATGTGGAAATGCCGAGGATGAATGGGATTGAGTTCATCAGGCGGCTGCTGCCTCAGTATCCGCTGCCGGTAATTGTAGTGAGTGGCAGAAGCAATGCTGTCTTTGAAGCATTGGATGCAGGTGCAGTGGATTTTATTCCGAAACCTGAGGAGAAGACTGCCCTTGCCATGAAACATTTCATTGAGGAATTGCTTCTGAAGATAAAAATGACCGTAGGAGCAAAAGTGGTCGAACAAAAGGAATTAACGGGAGCAGAACTTCCCCCGGATATGATATTCCCGGAAGGCAGGATAATAGCGATGGGAGCATCGACCGGAGGAACAGAAGCCATTTATCAGATTCTAAAGCTGTTACCGGCCGGTATACCTGGAATTGTTATCACACAGCATATACCGCCCGTATTTTCTGCCATGTTTGCAAAGCGTTTGAATGCACAGACTGGTCTTGAGGTGAAGGAGGCAGCTTCCGGCGATGTTATCAGAAAAGGCAGTGTTCTGCTGGCACCGGGTGACCGTCATATGAGAATTCGAAAATCAGGAAAAGACTATATTACTGAAGTATTTGAAGCTGAAAAGGTGAATGGTCATTGCCCTTCCGTAGATGTACTTTTTGATTCTGTGGCTAGAGAAGCGGATAGAAAAGCAGTGGGAATTATCTTAACCGGCATGGGGTATGATGGGGCCAGAGGTCTCTTATCTATGAGAAGAAAAGGTGCCAGGACTATCGGGCAGGACGAAAGGACTTCTGTTGTTTATGGAATGCCCAAGGTTGCCTATGACCTTGGAGCAGTAGAAAGGCAGACAGCGCTGCAAGCTATACCAAAGGTACTGGCAGAGATGCTGCTGGAATAA
- a CDS encoding AlkZ-related protein yields the protein MITTINNYKDFVTNLAIAGMSVGGANNEGVFSLCDYYGDTIIWHTEKKETDPWEWRMRVLNEESDIAYGKFFFKKSGYITKEWYPYFYAIRRGDRQLTEEYEAGNISLYAKKIYCLLGEYKELPLHLIKQYGGFGGEDKGKFDAAMTELQMKFYITMCGRARKVSRAGEEYGWSSTVFCLTEDFFGEEVINAALVIKPEDAYNKISQWINKLNPNANPKKVSKFING from the coding sequence ATGATAACAACAATTAATAATTATAAAGATTTTGTAACAAATCTTGCTATAGCTGGAATGAGTGTAGGTGGAGCAAATAATGAAGGTGTATTTTCCCTTTGTGATTACTATGGGGACACCATCATATGGCACACAGAGAAGAAAGAGACAGACCCTTGGGAATGGAGAATGCGGGTATTGAACGAAGAGAGTGATATAGCCTATGGTAAGTTCTTTTTTAAGAAGAGTGGATATATTACGAAGGAGTGGTATCCCTATTTTTATGCTATCAGGAGAGGAGACAGACAGCTGACAGAAGAGTATGAAGCAGGAAATATCAGTCTCTATGCCAAAAAGATATATTGTCTGCTTGGAGAGTATAAAGAACTGCCTCTTCATTTGATAAAACAGTATGGAGGTTTTGGAGGAGAGGATAAGGGAAAGTTTGACGCGGCTATGACGGAGCTTCAGATGAAGTTCTATATTACTATGTGCGGAAGAGCCAGAAAAGTATCAAGAGCCGGGGAAGAGTATGGCTGGTCTTCCACAGTTTTTTGTCTGACGGAAGATTTCTTTGGAGAAGAAGTGATAAATGCAGCATTGGTAATAAAGCCTGAGGATGCCTATAATAAAATATCTCAATGGATCAATAAACTAAATCCGAATGCGAATCCCAAAAAGGTTAGCAAGTTCATCAACGGATAA
- a CDS encoding RNA polymerase sigma factor → MENLDFDRIYKEYFKTVYAYILGMCGSQSISEEITQETFYKALKNIDRFRGESRISTWLCQIAKNSYFTYCKKERFEPFEDLEQIPDSKDFIIKLEDKEMVFAIHKHLHGMEEPYKEVFTLRVFGELSFLQIANLFDKTESWARVTFYRSKKMIRTLLEEPEDGKDL, encoded by the coding sequence GTGGAGAATTTGGATTTCGACCGGATCTATAAGGAGTATTTTAAGACCGTATATGCCTATATTCTTGGTATGTGCGGCAGCCAGTCTATTTCGGAAGAAATAACCCAGGAGACCTTTTATAAGGCATTAAAAAATATAGACCGGTTTCGGGGAGAATCCAGAATCAGTACCTGGTTATGCCAGATTGCTAAGAACAGTTACTTTACTTACTGTAAAAAAGAAAGATTTGAACCCTTTGAGGACTTGGAACAGATCCCGGATAGTAAAGACTTCATTATTAAGCTGGAAGACAAGGAGATGGTATTTGCAATTCATAAACATCTTCATGGAATGGAAGAACCATATAAGGAAGTTTTTACCTTAAGGGTATTTGGTGAATTATCTTTTTTACAGATAGCAAATTTATTCGATAAGACAGAGAGCTGGGCCAGAGTCACTTTTTATCGCAGCAAAAAGATGATTAGAACATTATTGGAGGAGCCTGAAGATGGAAAAGACCTGTGA
- a CDS encoding DUF4825 domain-containing protein — translation MEKTCEIIKDLLPLYIDGVCSEDSKKAVEEHIKTCEDCKRELEDYQREISAVERQEEEVIKKISSRWKKSKTKALFSGIFIMAMIGILGIAVLCYSFTTRAVKYEEITVGNLSQLSNSNVYFTLKVSEEINAKGVDWFEYKGNIYITLKTNKLQLKQKTVEGDFTESTNNYSRWEFDTKMSGIKNIYLYEGLTGYDDGQAKKTLIWSSNKELTAANTEAETWVKTYQPWGNTEPGLLANTLFKHKNPYVGDISSDGKILIDLRVAWVLGNFKNELQTKSEPYGYTLLFEDAIKKEHQADFDDTMKKYAMCMLALIDNLSEVSWKYTVVDNKQENMVINKITKEDASKLLGKNIKSYADSAAEVQALLYTIGIEQ, via the coding sequence ATGGAAAAGACCTGTGAGATTATAAAAGACCTGCTGCCTCTTTATATAGATGGCGTATGCAGTGAGGATAGTAAAAAAGCGGTGGAGGAGCATATTAAGACCTGCGAGGACTGTAAGAGGGAACTGGAGGATTATCAGCGAGAGATATCAGCAGTGGAAAGACAGGAAGAAGAAGTAATAAAAAAGATATCTTCCCGCTGGAAAAAATCAAAGACCAAAGCTTTATTCTCAGGAATATTCATTATGGCGATGATTGGTATATTGGGAATAGCTGTGCTTTGTTATTCTTTTACCACCAGAGCAGTGAAATACGAGGAGATAACAGTTGGGAACCTAAGCCAGTTGTCAAACTCTAATGTATATTTTACCTTGAAAGTCTCCGAGGAAATTAATGCAAAGGGAGTAGACTGGTTTGAGTATAAGGGTAACATCTACATCACCCTGAAAACAAACAAGCTGCAGCTTAAGCAGAAAACGGTGGAAGGTGACTTTACAGAAAGTACGAACAATTACAGTCGATGGGAATTCGATACCAAGATGAGCGGCATTAAGAATATATATCTGTATGAAGGACTTACCGGGTATGATGATGGGCAGGCTAAAAAGACCTTAATCTGGAGCAGCAATAAAGAACTGACTGCTGCAAATACAGAGGCGGAGACCTGGGTAAAGACCTATCAGCCATGGGGAAATACAGAACCCGGTTTATTAGCGAATACGCTATTTAAACATAAGAATCCCTATGTAGGGGATATCTCTTCTGATGGAAAGATCTTAATAGATCTTAGAGTAGCATGGGTTCTGGGAAACTTTAAGAATGAATTACAAACAAAGTCTGAACCCTATGGCTACACATTACTATTTGAGGATGCTATCAAGAAAGAACATCAGGCTGACTTTGATGATACTATGAAAAAATATGCCATGTGCATGCTGGCCTTAATTGATAATCTAAGTGAAGTAAGTTGGAAATACACGGTAGTAGATAATAAACAGGAAAATATGGTAATAAACAAGATAACCAAAGAAGATGCTTCGAAACTTCTTGGCAAAAATATTAAGAGTTATGCAGACTCTGCAGCGGAGGTACAGGCGCTTCTATATACCATAGGCATAGAACAGTAA
- a CDS encoding helix-turn-helix transcriptional regulator — translation MSYEHFGVFLRELRESRGLTREQLAKDICTPKQIYRIEKGDFEPSLYLLNQLSIKFNMDLNEYFKTYFSVKTIIGFEGREEFNKAIEAMDINLLKRLIEKYEKHKDFSSGENFQRICYAKSLEAAYEQDYTTSLNHCLKGIMVEDPVFSLDTITKSTYSNVGLAILNCMGLDYISLGREDIGSKILFDLLYVVENYVLASPYPMYQASQFSKKVYQNTLYNISYQLFNEEKFEKAEQLIEKGINFSIRENSLRFLPGLYFMKFKLLYKKEHYEEAKEIYNQMRCLYAITKQDKVLEEMDKSVGEDYPRIFEEEDSSSSTSDISMKEVAAAKESI, via the coding sequence ATGAGTTATGAACATTTTGGTGTATTTTTAAGAGAATTAAGAGAATCCAGAGGTTTGACGAGAGAACAGCTGGCGAAGGATATTTGTACTCCGAAGCAGATTTACCGGATTGAGAAAGGGGATTTTGAGCCGTCTCTTTATTTGTTGAACCAATTATCAATAAAGTTTAATATGGATCTTAATGAATATTTTAAAACGTATTTTTCAGTAAAAACAATTATTGGGTTTGAGGGTAGAGAAGAATTTAACAAAGCAATAGAAGCAATGGATATTAATCTATTAAAACGACTTATTGAAAAGTATGAAAAGCATAAGGATTTTAGTTCAGGTGAAAATTTTCAGCGTATCTGTTATGCAAAATCTCTTGAGGCTGCTTATGAACAGGATTATACTACTTCATTAAATCATTGCCTGAAGGGAATTATGGTAGAGGACCCTGTGTTTTCATTGGATACCATAACTAAGAGTACCTATTCTAATGTTGGATTAGCCATTTTGAACTGTATGGGATTGGATTATATTTCGCTGGGCAGAGAAGATATTGGAAGCAAGATATTATTTGATTTGTTGTATGTGGTGGAAAACTATGTTCTGGCATCACCGTATCCTATGTATCAGGCCTCACAGTTTTCAAAGAAGGTGTATCAGAACACGCTTTACAACATAAGCTATCAGCTTTTTAATGAAGAAAAATTTGAAAAAGCGGAACAATTGATTGAAAAAGGTATTAATTTTTCCATACGGGAAAATAGTCTTCGATTTTTACCAGGATTGTATTTTATGAAATTTAAATTACTTTATAAAAAGGAACATTATGAAGAGGCAAAAGAGATTTACAACCAGATGCGCTGCCTTTATGCGATAACCAAGCAGGATAAGGTACTGGAAGAAATGGATAAATCAGTAGGGGAAGATTATCCAAGGATTTTTGAGGAAGAGGATAGCAGTAGTTCTACTTCAGATATAAGTATGAAAGAAGTTGCAGCAGCGAAAGAAAGTATTTAA
- a CDS encoding NADH-quinone oxidoreductase subunit 5 family protein yields MNLITTLILFPLAIAVLTFLIRNEKVRGAIVTLGAVCVALLSVLVTVKYFQNGITFSYKGEEAISYLIMLLEVLIAVYVITISIRDKKYLVTVFSIIQTPLTLWFELTKGHAIEVANDMVYDKLTGIMVLIVGIIGSLICIYAVGYMKDYHHHHTEFKERKSFFLSVLFLFLGAMFGLVISNNMTWLYFCWEITSLCSFLLIGYTRTEEAKNNSYRALTINLGGGVAFAIAIVFVGIHYQTTELSVLTSMQPEAAVMIPVFLLALAALTKSAQFPFSSWLLGAMVAPTPSSALLHSATMVKAGVYLIIRLAPLLGDSPVGIAVTGIGCVTFLLSSLAAVTQSDGKKILAYSTVANLGLIVICASIGSQEALWAAILLIIFHASSKSLMFLCVGSIEHQIGSRNVEDMGTLAEVSRKLNLFMFVGIAGMFLAPFGMLISKWVAMKAFIDSKHILSVVVIAYGSAVTLFYWTKWMGKLVSGSNKKHQKDHKISLHEELPITIHALLVVVSCFAFPFISDYALVPYLTDLFGKNATIPIGTSDINLMMIMLAMLIIIPISFIPLYKKDKRRIVPIYMAGENTGDNETFHGSLGQNRKVELRNWYLTEYFDSKKMLFYGNIIAVLVLVFGLILLIGGFAK; encoded by the coding sequence ATGAACTTAATTACCACACTCATTTTATTTCCATTAGCAATAGCTGTTTTAACCTTTCTTATTAGAAACGAAAAAGTAAGAGGTGCTATTGTTACACTCGGGGCAGTCTGTGTCGCCCTGTTATCCGTACTGGTTACGGTAAAATATTTCCAGAACGGAATTACCTTCTCTTATAAGGGAGAAGAGGCAATTTCATACCTCATAATGCTTTTAGAAGTTCTGATAGCGGTATATGTTATCACAATAAGTATCAGAGATAAGAAATACCTTGTAACGGTATTCTCTATTATCCAGACACCTCTTACTTTGTGGTTCGAGCTTACCAAAGGACATGCAATAGAGGTTGCAAACGATATGGTTTACGATAAGCTGACCGGAATCATGGTGCTTATTGTAGGAATCATTGGTAGTCTTATTTGTATCTATGCAGTTGGCTACATGAAGGATTACCACCATCATCATACGGAATTTAAGGAAAGAAAATCTTTCTTTTTATCCGTGTTATTCTTATTTTTAGGAGCTATGTTTGGCCTAGTAATAAGCAATAACATGACCTGGCTGTATTTTTGCTGGGAGATTACATCTCTTTGCTCCTTCTTGCTGATCGGATATACGAGAACAGAAGAAGCAAAAAACAATTCATACCGTGCACTTACCATAAACTTAGGCGGTGGAGTTGCTTTTGCTATCGCAATTGTATTTGTAGGAATTCACTATCAGACAACAGAATTATCCGTATTAACATCCATGCAGCCGGAAGCTGCGGTTATGATACCGGTATTTTTACTTGCGCTGGCAGCTCTTACAAAGTCCGCACAATTTCCTTTTTCCTCCTGGCTTCTTGGAGCCATGGTAGCGCCAACCCCTTCCTCTGCTTTGCTTCACTCAGCAACCATGGTTAAGGCCGGTGTTTATCTGATTATCCGATTAGCTCCTTTACTTGGAGATTCACCCGTTGGAATAGCTGTTACAGGCATTGGATGTGTAACATTCCTGCTTAGTTCCTTAGCAGCCGTAACCCAGAGCGACGGTAAGAAGATACTTGCTTACTCAACAGTAGCAAACTTAGGACTTATTGTTATCTGTGCCAGTATCGGCAGCCAGGAAGCTTTATGGGCAGCTATTCTGCTTATCATATTCCATGCATCCTCAAAGTCCCTTATGTTCCTCTGTGTTGGCTCCATCGAACATCAGATAGGAAGCCGTAATGTAGAAGATATGGGCACTTTGGCAGAAGTATCCAGAAAATTAAATTTGTTTATGTTTGTAGGAATAGCCGGTATGTTCTTAGCTCCTTTTGGTATGTTAATCTCCAAATGGGTTGCTATGAAAGCATTTATCGATTCCAAACATATATTATCCGTTGTAGTAATTGCTTACGGAAGTGCTGTTACCTTATTCTACTGGACAAAGTGGATGGGAAAACTGGTTTCCGGATCCAATAAGAAGCATCAGAAAGATCATAAGATTTCCTTGCATGAGGAACTTCCGATAACAATTCATGCATTATTAGTAGTAGTATCCTGTTTTGCATTTCCATTTATATCAGATTATGCATTAGTTCCTTATCTTACAGACCTCTTTGGGAAAAATGCAACGATACCCATTGGTACCAGCGACATAAACCTCATGATGATAATGCTTGCTATGTTAATTATCATACCGATTAGTTTCATTCCCCTCTATAAAAAAGATAAGAGGCGTATCGTACCTATCTATATGGCAGGCGAAAATACCGGAGACAATGAAACCTTCCATGGCAGTCTGGGACAAAATCGTAAGGTTGAATTGCGCAACTGGTATCTTACCGAGTATTTTGACAGTAAGAAGATGCTGTTTTATGGAAATATCATAGCTGTTCTTGTCCTTGTATTTGGTTTAATACTTCTAATCGGAGGGTTTGCAAAATAA
- a CDS encoding respiratory chain complex I subunit 1 family protein — protein sequence MLIIKILAIIILAPLVGGLLTGIDRVITARMQGRQGPPVLQPFYDVLKLLQKEAIEVNLMHRFYVYLSLIFVILTTVILLVGGDILLAVFALTLGSVLFILGGYASNSPYSLVGSERELLQVMAYEPMVLLTGIGFYLADKSFFVSDIVKSDNPAILYLPGMFIGFVFILTFKLRKSPFDFSMSHHGHQEIVQGITTEYSGRDLAVIEVTHWYEEIVALAFVYLFFATKNPISIVVGIVACLLIYFLEILIDNGFARVKWNIALKSAWLVTAILGSLNLIILSYFK from the coding sequence ATGTTAATAATTAAAATTTTAGCCATAATAATATTAGCACCTCTTGTAGGTGGATTGCTCACCGGTATTGACCGGGTAATAACTGCAAGAATGCAAGGCAGACAAGGCCCGCCGGTTCTTCAACCCTTCTATGATGTATTAAAGCTTTTACAGAAGGAAGCGATTGAAGTTAATCTTATGCATAGATTCTATGTATACCTGTCATTGATATTTGTCATATTGACTACTGTTATTCTCTTGGTAGGAGGAGATATCCTGCTTGCAGTATTTGCATTAACGCTTGGGTCCGTTCTTTTTATCCTTGGCGGTTATGCATCTAACTCACCTTACAGTCTGGTGGGTTCTGAAAGAGAACTGTTACAGGTAATGGCATACGAACCTATGGTGCTTTTAACTGGTATTGGTTTTTATCTTGCAGATAAAAGTTTCTTTGTATCTGACATTGTAAAGAGTGATAATCCGGCAATTTTATATCTGCCCGGTATGTTTATTGGTTTTGTATTTATTCTGACCTTCAAATTAAGAAAATCTCCTTTTGATTTTAGTATGTCTCATCACGGGCACCAGGAGATTGTACAGGGTATTACAACGGAATATTCCGGCAGGGACCTGGCTGTGATTGAAGTAACACACTGGTATGAAGAAATCGTAGCCCTTGCATTTGTATACTTGTTCTTTGCTACCAAAAATCCTATCAGTATTGTAGTCGGCATCGTTGCCTGCTTACTGATATACTTCCTGGAGATTTTAATCGACAACGGATTTGCCAGAGTAAAATGGAACATTGCATTAAAATCAGCATGGCTGGTTACTGCCATTTTAGGTTCCCTGAATTTAATCATACTGTCTTATTTTAAATAA